The following are encoded in a window of Lacinutrix sp. WUR7 genomic DNA:
- a CDS encoding VOC family protein: MKPINNHINYIEFKATDLEATKAFYTKVFGWTFTDYGPTYTSFEDSGIAGGFEKTEAAITNGALVVLYHENLDKIKQQVIAANAKISVDTFSFPGGKRFQFLDPSGNELAIWCYD; this comes from the coding sequence ATGAAACCCATCAACAACCACATCAATTACATAGAATTTAAAGCAACTGATTTAGAAGCAACCAAAGCATTTTACACGAAGGTATTTGGTTGGACTTTCACTGATTACGGACCAACGTATACATCTTTTGAAGATAGTGGAATTGCAGGTGGTTTTGAAAAAACAGAAGCAGCAATTACCAATGGTGCTCTGGTGGTTTTATACCATGAAAACTTAGATAAAATAAAACAACAAGTGATTGCTGCTAATGCAAAAATTAGCGTGGATACTTTTTCTTTTCCTGGCGGAAAACGATTTCAATTTTTAGACCCTTCTGGTAACGAACTTGCTATTTGGTGTTATGATTAA
- a CDS encoding L-threonylcarbamoyladenylate synthase, translated as MAEFIKIYEENPNSKMIRKVVDVLKKGGLIIYPTDTVYGLGCDITNTKALERIARIKGVKLEKANFSFICHDLSNLSDYVKQIDSSTFKILKRALPGPYTFILPGAKSLPVVFKKKKTVGIRVPNNNIALEIVKELGNPIVSTSIRDDDAILEYTTDPELILEKWGSLVDLVIDGGYGDNEASTVIDFSEGDPIIVREGKGSLDIF; from the coding sequence ATGGCTGAGTTTATTAAAATTTATGAGGAAAATCCTAATAGTAAGATGATTAGGAAGGTAGTGGACGTGTTAAAAAAAGGAGGATTAATTATCTATCCTACAGATACCGTTTATGGTTTAGGTTGTGATATCACAAATACCAAAGCTTTAGAACGTATTGCAAGAATAAAAGGAGTGAAGCTTGAAAAAGCAAACTTCTCTTTTATTTGCCATGATTTAAGTAATTTAAGCGATTACGTAAAGCAAATAGATTCTTCGACCTTTAAAATATTGAAACGTGCGCTTCCTGGTCCGTATACCTTTATTCTTCCCGGAGCAAAAAGTTTACCGGTCGTTTTTAAAAAGAAAAAAACGGTAGGTATTCGTGTTCCAAATAACAATATCGCACTAGAAATTGTAAAAGAACTTGGTAACCCAATTGTTTCTACTTCTATTCGTGATGACGATGCTATATTGGAATATACTACAGATCCTGAACTTATTTTAGAGAAATGGGGTAGTCTAGTAGATTTAGTGATTGATGGAGGTTATGGAGATAATGAGGCGTCTACAGTTATCGATTTCTCGGAAGGAGATCCAATAATTGTAAGAGAAGGAAAAGGAAGTTTAGATATTTTTTAA
- a CDS encoding ATP-dependent helicase — translation MEKYLSQLNEAQLAPTIQKDGPMIVIAGAGSGKTRVLTYRIAYLMSQGVDSFNILALTFTNKAAKEMKERISTIVGNEAKNLWMGTFHSVFAKILRFEGHHLGFPSNFTIYDAQDSQRLLGSIIKEMGLEKDIYKTKQVFSRISSYKNNLITVKAYFKNPELMEADVMTRRPKMGEIYKEYVDRCFKAGCMDFDDLLLRTNELLTRFPNVLAQYQDKFRYILVDEYQDTNHSQYLIVRALADRFQNICVVGDDAQSIYAFRGANINNILNFQKDYDDVKLFRLEQNYRSTKNIVGAANSVIEHNKTKIDKVVWTANDEGEKVKVNRSLTDGDEGRFVAGTIWDEKMNKQLHNSDFAVLYRTNAQSRSIEDALRKRDIPYRIYGGLSFYQRKEIKDVTAYLRLILNPADEEALKRVINYPARGIGQTTIDRLVVAANGYGKTMFEVLQNLDKVEININNGTKNKLRDFVTLIESYQVMNQTANAFDLAEHVTKSSGLIREFNKDGTPEGIVRLDNVQELLNGIKDFVEGQMELADAGDSLAEFLEDVALATDLDADKGDADHVALMTIHLAKGLEFNNVFIVGLEEDLFPSAMSMNTRSELEEERRLFYVALTRAEKQAYLTYALSRYRWGKLVDSEPSRFIDEIDEGFVENTTPKEERRFNPMLDSDIFGDTPPSKIRFKKPKELTFKKKGAAKKEPENFKITAPKHLKPVAKTTASTSENTNTNTNTNLFDGELRVGSVVKHMRFGKGEVLKIEGVGGDMKAEIKFLTGGVKKLLLRFAKLQVVG, via the coding sequence TTGGAGAAGTATTTAAGTCAGTTAAACGAAGCACAATTAGCACCAACTATTCAAAAAGATGGTCCTATGATTGTCATTGCAGGAGCAGGTTCCGGTAAAACACGTGTGCTTACCTATAGAATTGCATATTTAATGAGTCAAGGTGTAGACTCGTTTAACATATTAGCACTAACCTTTACCAATAAGGCTGCTAAAGAAATGAAAGAACGTATTTCCACTATTGTTGGTAATGAAGCCAAGAATTTATGGATGGGAACGTTTCACTCTGTATTTGCTAAAATCCTTCGTTTTGAAGGACACCATTTAGGATTTCCAAGTAATTTCACCATTTATGACGCGCAAGATTCACAGCGTCTTTTGGGTTCTATTATAAAAGAAATGGGCCTAGAAAAAGATATCTATAAAACCAAACAGGTTTTTAGTAGAATATCTTCCTATAAAAATAATTTAATCACCGTTAAAGCATACTTTAAGAACCCAGAATTAATGGAAGCCGATGTCATGACACGACGACCAAAAATGGGAGAGATTTACAAAGAATATGTAGATCGTTGTTTTAAAGCGGGTTGTATGGATTTTGATGATTTGTTACTGCGTACCAATGAGTTGTTAACGCGTTTTCCTAATGTTTTAGCACAATATCAAGATAAGTTTAGATATATCTTAGTAGATGAGTACCAAGATACAAACCATAGTCAATACCTTATTGTTCGTGCATTAGCAGATCGTTTTCAAAATATATGTGTGGTAGGAGATGATGCGCAAAGTATTTACGCCTTCCGTGGTGCAAATATTAATAATATCTTGAATTTCCAGAAGGATTACGATGATGTGAAACTTTTTAGACTAGAACAAAATTATCGCTCTACAAAAAACATAGTTGGTGCTGCCAATTCGGTTATTGAACATAATAAAACCAAAATTGATAAAGTAGTTTGGACCGCAAATGACGAAGGAGAAAAGGTAAAAGTAAATCGTTCCTTAACCGATGGTGATGAAGGACGTTTTGTTGCAGGAACTATTTGGGACGAAAAAATGAATAAGCAATTACACAACAGTGATTTTGCCGTTTTATATCGTACCAATGCGCAATCTCGTTCTATTGAAGATGCCTTACGTAAACGCGATATTCCGTATCGTATTTATGGCGGACTGTCCTTTTACCAGCGTAAAGAAATTAAAGATGTAACGGCGTATTTACGTTTAATACTTAATCCTGCAGATGAGGAAGCACTAAAACGTGTTATTAATTATCCTGCAAGGGGAATTGGACAAACCACTATAGACCGACTTGTAGTTGCTGCCAATGGTTATGGTAAAACCATGTTTGAAGTTTTACAAAACCTAGATAAAGTAGAAATTAATATCAATAACGGAACGAAAAATAAGTTGCGTGATTTTGTGACTTTAATTGAAAGTTACCAAGTAATGAATCAAACGGCAAATGCATTTGATTTAGCAGAACATGTTACTAAAAGTAGCGGATTAATACGCGAATTTAATAAAGACGGTACACCAGAAGGTATTGTGCGTTTAGATAACGTACAAGAACTTTTAAATGGTATTAAAGATTTTGTGGAAGGACAAATGGAACTAGCAGATGCTGGAGACTCTTTGGCTGAATTTTTAGAAGATGTAGCCCTTGCTACAGATTTAGATGCTGATAAAGGCGACGCAGATCACGTAGCATTAATGACCATTCACTTAGCAAAAGGATTAGAGTTTAATAATGTATTTATAGTTGGTTTAGAAGAAGATTTATTCCCTAGTGCTATGAGTATGAATACCCGTAGCGAACTAGAGGAGGAGCGTCGTTTGTTTTATGTGGCACTTACTAGAGCCGAAAAACAAGCCTACTTAACCTATGCTTTGTCTCGTTACAGATGGGGAAAATTAGTAGATTCAGAACCTAGTCGTTTTATTGATGAAATAGATGAGGGATTTGTAGAAAATACTACTCCAAAAGAAGAAAGACGATTTAACCCAATGTTAGATTCGGATATTTTTGGAGATACACCTCCTAGTAAAATTAGATTTAAAAAACCGAAAGAACTTACTTTTAAGAAAAAAGGAGCCGCTAAAAAAGAACCAGAAAACTTTAAAATAACAGCGCCAAAGCATTTAAAACCTGTTGCAAAAACTACTGCAAGTACTAGCGAAAATACAAACACAAATACAAACACAAACTTGTTTGATGGTGAATTAAGAGTTGGTAGCGTTGTAAAACATATGCGTTTTGGTAAAGGAGAAGTTTTAAAAATTGAAGGTGTTGGTGGCGATATGAAAGCAGAAATTAAGTTTCTAACTGGTGGCGTTAAGAAACTATTGCTTCGTTTTGCTAAGTTGCAGGTGGTAGGATAA
- a CDS encoding alpha/beta hydrolase — protein MLLNPLESYEELHISYGADSDQIFDLYLPANRTEDTKIMILVHGGGWISGDKTDMNDFKIYMKQNLPNIAIVNMNYRLADNTTQAYPMQINDITTVVNHLKNKQNEYVISDDLGFLGVSAGAHLSMLWSYAFDINNQTKMLCSIVGPTNFTDPAYLDSTDPNLQAILNTFGVDTTTAYLEEVSPYHQVTASAPPTILFYGGEDPLIPTSQGTAMRDKLEDLGVIHDFTLYQEEGHAWDDLNLLDTTIKLHTFIEAHLD, from the coding sequence ATGCTTCTAAATCCCTTAGAGTCTTATGAAGAGTTGCACATATCTTATGGCGCAGATAGTGATCAAATTTTCGACTTATATCTTCCTGCAAACCGAACAGAAGACACTAAAATCATGATACTAGTTCATGGTGGCGGCTGGATTTCTGGGGATAAAACAGATATGAATGATTTTAAGATTTATATGAAACAAAACTTGCCAAATATAGCAATTGTAAACATGAATTATAGGTTGGCAGATAATACTACACAAGCGTATCCGATGCAAATAAATGACATTACAACGGTTGTAAATCACCTGAAAAACAAGCAAAACGAATATGTTATTTCCGACGACCTAGGTTTTCTTGGTGTGAGTGCTGGTGCACATCTATCGATGCTTTGGAGCTATGCTTTTGATATAAATAACCAAACAAAAATGCTTTGCAGTATTGTTGGTCCTACCAATTTTACAGATCCTGCATACCTAGACAGTACAGATCCTAACTTACAAGCGATATTGAATACATTTGGCGTAGATACAACCACTGCGTATTTAGAAGAGGTAAGTCCGTATCACCAAGTAACCGCAAGTGCGCCTCCAACTATTTTATTTTATGGTGGAGAAGATCCTTTAATACCAACTTCACAAGGAACAGCAATGCGTGATAAATTGGAAGACCTTGGTGTTATTCATGATTTCACCTTATACCAAGAAGAAGGTCATGCTTGGGATGACTTAAACTTACTAGATACCACGATTAAGCTACACACTTTTATTGAAGCGCATTTAGACTGA